Within Candidatus Limnocylindrales bacterium, the genomic segment ACCTTCTTCTACATGGGGTAAGAAGGCGTCCTGCTGGGTTTTATTAAGACGGTGAATCTCATCGACAAATAAAATCGTTCGTTTTTTATGAAATTTCAACTGATCCTGGGCCTCTTGGATTACTTGCCGAAGTTCTGGAATCCCGGAGGTTACCGCACGGAAGAAGACAAAATGGGCCCGGGTTTTGCCTGCAATAATTCTGGCCAGCGTGGTCTTACCCGATCCGGGAGGACCCCAGAATATCATGGAATGGAGATGGTCACTTTCAATGGCCTGGCGTAGAGGTTTACCCGGAGCAATAAGATGTTCCTGACCTACAAATTCTTCAAAAGATCTCGGTCTCACCCGATCTGCCAGAGGCGCTAAGCTTTTTAAATTTTTTTCATACTCCTGGTGAAACAGGTCCATAGTTCCATGATATTCTTTTTTTTTATTTGGTCAAGGAGATTCAACTTATCAAGTGGGAGTGTGGGGGTATGGGAGTGTGGGAGTGTCGAGGTGTGGAAGTATGGGGGTGGGGAAGAATATACTTCCATCCCCCCATACCCCCACACTCCCATACCCCCATACTTTAGGATTAAATACAGAAAATTAATGAAACTGTTCCATCTCCGTTGAGCCAACCAGGGCTTGCGTGGAGGCGGTACCCTGAGAAATAATCTGGGTAATAAGGTCAAAGTAACCGGTCCCGACTTCCCGCTGATGTTTGGTTGCCGTATAGCCATGGATTTCACTGTCGAATTCGGCCTGTTGTAAATCGGAGTAGGCCAGCATGCCTCGTTTTTTGTAATCCAGGGCAAGGGTGAACATGCTATAGTTGAGGGCATGGAATCCGGCCAGGGTAATAAACTGGAACTTGTATCCCATGGCTCCAAGCTCTTTCTGGAATTTCGCGAGGGTATGAGCGTCTAACTTTCTCGCCCAATTGAAAGAGGGGGAGCAATTATAGGCCAGGAGTTTTTCTGGAAACTCACCATGGATGGCCTCTGCAAAGGTTTTGGCCTCTTCCAGATCCGGTGTAGATGTTTCACACCAGATCATATCAGCATAGGGAGCATAGGCCAGGCCTCTCGTAATGGCTGCATCGAGTCCCCCACGGAATTTAAAAAAACCCTCCGGGGTACGCTCTCCGGTTAAGAATCCATGGTCTCTGGGATCAATATCACTGGTAATTAGTCGGGCACTCTGGGCATCTGTTCGGGCTATAAGAATCGTTGGTACATCCATGACGTCGGCTGCCAGTCGGGCGGCTAACAGGGTACGGATAAATTGACTGACGGGAACCAGGACCTTTCCTCCCATATGGCCGCATTTTTTTTCGGAAGCCAGTTGATCTTCAAAATGAACCCCTGCTGCTCCTGCTTCAATCATTGCCTTCATTAACTCATAAACATTTAAAAGGCCTCCAAATCCGGCTTCTGCATCGGCTACGATAGGGGCCAACCAGTAAATTTCCTTTTTTCCTTCGGCGTGATGGATTTGATCGGCCCGCAATAAGGCCTGGTTAATTCTTTTAACCAGTTGCGGGACGCTATTGGAGGGGTATAGGCTTTGATCCGGGTAAGTTTGTCCGGCAAGATTGGCATCGGCAGCCACCTGCCATCCGCTCACATAAATAGCCTTTAATCCGGCTTTTACCTGTTGCACGGCCTGGTTACCGGTTAAAGCTCCCAAGGCCGGTACATACGCTTCGGTTTGGAGAAGATACCAAAGTCGCTTAGCCCCTAATTCGGCAAGGGTATATTTGATTTCAAAGGAACCCCGAAGTTTAAGGATCTCTTCGACGGTGTAGGAACGAACGATTCCCTTCCAGCGCTCCGTGTTATTCCAACTTTTTAAAACCTGCCAACCCTCCTTCATAGAAAATCCTCCTTGTTTTTTAAATGGTTAGATAATTAAAGTAGAAAAACTTTTATGGAAACGCTCCGTGTTGAACCCTGCCCTTCTAATTTGGGGACTTTTTTTTCAGATGTCAAGCGAAATTTCGCTTAAAAATATTATTTCGCTTATAGAGAAAAAACTTCTTTAGCTAAAGAACAAAATTTTTTCGCAGCTAGTGAAGGATGCCTGGTTTAATTTCAAACCTCCACTTATATTAACTATAAAAAGGAGAGGAACGTATCAAAACTCACAACCACCTGAGGAGGGGAGTCATGAACTTACCTGGTGAAAACCTGCGGTTTATTCTGGGAATTAAATTGAAGCAATTCCGTCACCAGAAGGGCTATTCCTTAAAGGAACTGGCCGAGAAAACCAACCTATCTCTTTCTTATTTGAGTGAAATCGAGAAAGGGAAAAAATATCCTAAACCCGAAAAGATCCTTCAGCTTGCCAGAGCCTTGAATATCTCCTTCGATGAATTGGTTTCCCTCAAGGTAAATGAAGAGCTTGATT encodes:
- the aceA gene encoding isocitrate lyase, whose product is MKEGWQVLKSWNNTERWKGIVRSYTVEEILKLRGSFEIKYTLAELGAKRLWYLLQTEAYVPALGALTGNQAVQQVKAGLKAIYVSGWQVAADANLAGQTYPDQSLYPSNSVPQLVKRINQALLRADQIHHAEGKKEIYWLAPIVADAEAGFGGLLNVYELMKAMIEAGAAGVHFEDQLASEKKCGHMGGKVLVPVSQFIRTLLAARLAADVMDVPTILIARTDAQSARLITSDIDPRDHGFLTGERTPEGFFKFRGGLDAAITRGLAYAPYADMIWCETSTPDLEEAKTFAEAIHGEFPEKLLAYNCSPSFNWARKLDAHTLAKFQKELGAMGYKFQFITLAGFHALNYSMFTLALDYKKRGMLAYSDLQQAEFDSEIHGYTATKHQREVGTGYFDLITQIISQGTASTQALVGSTEMEQFH